Below is a genomic region from Granulicella sibirica.
TGCAGTTGGAAGACGTGCGGCGAGGCCAGTTCGAGGGATTGCGGGAGTCTTCGCATCGGGATTCGGCACGGCGACCGGACGTTGGGGGGCCGGAGGTGCATCCGACGGCGGGAGCGAGCGCGGTGGGGGCGCGGAGCTTTCTGATCGCCTACAACATCTACCTGGAACAGCGAGCCGTAATGCAGGTAGCGGAAAAGAGCGTCTCAACCGGTAACGGAGCGCGTCCGGTGATGCCAGGCCAGCCTGATATCTCGGCAGCGAGGGCGATCGCGCGGGATATCCGGGCTTCGAATGGCGGTTTGCAGGGCGTAAAGGCGATTGGCGTGGTGGCGAATGGTCGGGCGCAGGTGAGTATGAACATCACGAACTATCGCGCGACGCCCATGCCGCAGGTTTTTGCCGCCGTGCAGGACCTGGCACGGAGGCATGGTGCGGTGGTTGCCGGAGCGGAGCTGATCGGGTTGATTCCGGAGGAGGCGTTTGAGCCGGATTCGGAGTGGGTACGTCAAATCGGTGGGTTCGTTCCGGAGGAGAAGGTTTTGGAACGCAAGCTGCATCATCCGCTGGATTGGCCTGTGGTTCAGGTTTGACCTTGCCGGGACTCTCAATTGAGAGAAGAATGTCTGGCTAGGGTGCATGATTTCCCGGTGGGGTAGATGCCGGAATGGTTTTGGTCGATAGGATTTGAGGAGAAGGAAGGCGATGATGATTTTCGGGAAACAGGTAATGGTAACGGCCCTGGCGGTATCGGCGACGCTGAGCCCAGTGATGACGCGGGCGGCGGAGCTGAGTGGTGATGCGAAGTCGGCGATCCCGCGGGACACGCAGCAGGTAATTGTGGTGGATTATCGGGCTATGCAGAATTCGTCGGCGGCGATGAGCTTGAAGGACCGGGTGCTTCCTCCGGAGTTGAAGAAGCTGGAGACGGCGCTGAAGACTTCGGGGCTTAAGGTCGACCAGGACGCCGACACGCTTGCGTTTGCTTCGTTCAAGGTCGGTTCTGAAGGCGCGCGCATCGTGGGAATTGCGCAGGGGCAGTTTCATACGCGGGAGATTCTTGCGAACTTTACGAAGCAGAAGACGAAGTTTGTCACGCTGCGGAACAACAGCATCTACCCGATGGGTTCAGCGGGGATGAGCGTGGTGTTTCTGAACCAGACGACGATGGTGTTCGGGGACAAGGATGCGGTGAAGGCCGCGCTCGATGCGCGGGATGGGTTGGCGCCGAACTTCCTGCAGAACTCGGACATGGTCAATGAGATGAGCGTGGTGGATACCAAGGCTGTGTGGAGTCTGCTGGACCAGAAGGGCACGCAGACCATGATGAAGGGCGTGCTCGGCGATGCGGCGCAGCTTGCGGATTATGACACGGTCAAGAACCGGATGAAGAGCTCGCGGTACACGATGGATTTCAGCAACGGGGTTCGGTTCAACCTGTCGGTGGTGACGTCGGATACGATTACGGCGGCGACGGCGGCGACGCTGATGAAGGGCGTCGCGATTATGCGCAAGACGCAGGGAAGCCCGCTTGAGAAGACGGCGCTGGATTCGACGACGATCGATTCGAACTCAGGGACGATTACGGTGGACTACTCCTCGTCGGACAGCCAGTTTGCGAACCTGCTGACGTCTCCTCTGTTTCAATCTGTTGTGAAGTAAGAGCGCTTCGAGCTTTACGATGGGCGGCCCTTCGGGGTTGCCCATTTGTTTTGTCCGGTGCCTTAGGTTCCTCTAACGCTAAGTGGTCCGTCTTCGGTCGGGTAGATGCATAAGTCACGGCATGGACAGCGGACTTTATGCGGCGTACAGCGGACTGCTTACCAGGACGCAGGCCCTCGATACGGCGGCCAACAACCTGGCGAATATCGGGACGGCGGGCTTTCGGGCGCAACGGGACACGTTTCGCGGGGTGCTGGCGGGAAGCGTCGTGAACAGCGGGGACGGGGCTTCGCAGGTGGGGCAGGCGGTGAACGACTACGGAACGCTGGGCGGCTCCGGGATCGATCTGAGCCAGGGACAGCTTACGGTGACCGGGAATCCCCTGGACCTGGCGATCCAGGGTGAGGGATTCTTTGCCATCAAGACGGCGCACGGGACGCGGTATACGCGGGATGGCGGGTTTCTGCGGTCAGCGACGGGTGTGCTGCAGACGCGCGAAGGCGAGCCTGTTCTTGATACCACGGGGAACCCAATTATCGTGCCGACCGGGTCGGTGAGCGTGAGTGGGGATGGCACCGTGTCGGTGAACGCCGCCGGGGGGAATGCGATCGCGGGGCAGGTAGGGAAGTTCACGTTCGCCGATCCCGCGAGGCTGCAGGCGGAGGGGACGAACCGGTTCGTCGCGGCGGATGGGGCGATACCGATTGCGGCTTCGGGGGAGATCCACGAGGGTGCGCTCGAGGGGGCGAACCAGGATGCGGTTCACGGCACGATGCAGCTCATGCTGGTGCAGCGGCAGGCCGAGATGATGCAGAAGGCGCTGAGCGTGTTTCACAACGACTTCGATAAGACGGCAGCAGAAGAGCTGGGCAAAGTTTCGTAACCGGACGGGGAGACCTTCATGATTCGAGCGATGTATACGGCGGCAAGCGGGATGAGTGCACAGCAGGCGAACCTGGATACGGTGGCGAATAACCTGGCGAACTCGGCGACGGCGGGCTTCCGGAGCAGGCGGCTGCAGTTCGAGGACATGGTGTACCAGAACCTGATTACGCCGGGGTCGGCGGAGAGCCAACAGACGGTTTCGGCGGGGCTGCAGATCGGGCTTGGGGTGCGGGACGCGGCGACCGAGATCATCATGACGCAGGGGGATTTCAACCAGACGCAGAACCCTCTCGACGTGGCGATTCAAGGGCATGGGTTTTTCCAGTTGACGCGCCCGGACGGGACGATTGCGTATACACGCTCAGGGAACTTTCACCTGACGAACCAAGGGGTGATCGTGACGGCGGAGGGCGATCCGATTCTGCCGTCGATCACGATTCCTCCGAACGCGACGAACGTGACGATCTCGGAGTACGGGGTGGTGACGGCGACGATCCCGGGCCAGACGACCGCGGCTCAGCTTGGGACGATGCAGCTTGCGACGTTCGCGAATCCGGGCGGACTGAACTCGATTGGCGGAAACCTGCTGACGCAGAGCACGTCTTCCGGGAACCCGATCACCGATGTACCAGGTGGCACGAGTGGGCTTGGGCTTCTGCAGCAGGGGTATCTCGAGGCCTCAAACGTGGACGTGGTCGCGGAGTTCGTGCAGATGATCCTCGCGCAGCGGGCCTATGAAAGCAACTCCAAGGTTA
It encodes:
- a CDS encoding flagellar hook-basal body protein, translating into MDSGLYAAYSGLLTRTQALDTAANNLANIGTAGFRAQRDTFRGVLAGSVVNSGDGASQVGQAVNDYGTLGGSGIDLSQGQLTVTGNPLDLAIQGEGFFAIKTAHGTRYTRDGGFLRSATGVLQTREGEPVLDTTGNPIIVPTGSVSVSGDGTVSVNAAGGNAIAGQVGKFTFADPARLQAEGTNRFVAADGAIPIAASGEIHEGALEGANQDAVHGTMQLMLVQRQAEMMQKALSVFHNDFDKTAAEELGKVS
- a CDS encoding glutamate formiminotransferase; the encoded protein is MTPEAIIECVPNFSEGNDEGVVRRIVEAMQIPHVKLLDWSLDEAHNRSVVTIAGPVAAVVESALRGVGKAAQLIDLTRQSGVHPRIGAADVVPFVPVSGVSLAECAMLARQAGLEMWRRYGVPVYFYEAAAMRPDRVQLEDVRRGQFEGLRESSHRDSARRPDVGGPEVHPTAGASAVGARSFLIAYNIYLEQRAVMQVAEKSVSTGNGARPVMPGQPDISAARAIARDIRASNGGLQGVKAIGVVANGRAQVSMNITNYRATPMPQVFAAVQDLARRHGAVVAGAELIGLIPEEAFEPDSEWVRQIGGFVPEEKVLERKLHHPLDWPVVQV
- the flgG gene encoding flagellar basal-body rod protein FlgG; translation: MIRAMYTAASGMSAQQANLDTVANNLANSATAGFRSRRLQFEDMVYQNLITPGSAESQQTVSAGLQIGLGVRDAATEIIMTQGDFNQTQNPLDVAIQGHGFFQLTRPDGTIAYTRSGNFHLTNQGVIVTAEGDPILPSITIPPNATNVTISEYGVVTATIPGQTTAAQLGTMQLATFANPGGLNSIGGNLLTQSTSSGNPITDVPGGTSGLGLLQQGYLEASNVDVVAEFVQMILAQRAYESNSKVIHVADDMYSQINNLVR